Part of the Zingiber officinale cultivar Zhangliang chromosome 8A, Zo_v1.1, whole genome shotgun sequence genome, CATAATTGCGAGGGCTATGAGTGGTAATATATAAAGGGAGATTCTCTCGTTGAGAAGGTATGTTCTTTGAATATATGACATTTATTCCTGTGCGTGTGTTTTTTACTGCTCTTTATTCACCAGTCTAGGAAgatactgacttgagcattggaggaccCTCACTAGGGAGCCCCTTGGTTTCTACGCGCTGACGCTTTATTAGCTTGTCTCTGTGCGCGCAGGATCAAAAGGAAGCTTCTCTCAGGAGTGAAAATTTTTCTCTCAGTCAACCACCGATCTACCGTGTCCAACGTGTCATCTCTATAACTTTCAAATAGGATCAACGTTCATCCCAGACAAGGACGGAGCCAGACACATCCCTACTTGGGTTGTAGCCTAGGTGCCTAGTAGAGGCGAAAAGAGAAAAAACTCAAATTGACAGTAGAAAAAAGGGGAAAGCGAAAGAGAAAGAGGAGGTTAGCCTAGGAAGTGTTGGCTCTCATGACCCATAGTCCGGATAGATCACCCGGACTGACTCAGCCCATGATCCCAGATACCCCTTATAGCCTATTGTAATAAGTTCCATACCGTCTAACAAACTGTACGTAGGAACCATTTAAGGAGGCATTTTGGTTCACAGAGAGTTGAGCGGAAACTGCCATCGGATCATTTTACGCCGCTTGACGATTCCACTAACTTTCGGCAAGCAAACAAAACTCGACAGGATTTTAGCCCAAAAAAGTCAGTAACTTTTCTTCCAACACGGAAAATAGAGACAGTGATTTCTGCCGCAGCAATGCAAAATATGATGCAATCACAATAACAGAAAAATATTCTAAtccttatttaattttctcaatcTAATCTTGTTAACGGCCAGAAGCAGCATTCAACGCGTCAAAAGAATCAAAGCAAAACAGACATATAAACAGATGATTTTTTTATGTTGGGAAAAAATCGATGTCGTCCTTCATTTGTTCTTGAATCGGAATATCAACTACTATCAAGTATGTATTGTTGAATTCTAACCTAAAGTTTAATTGATCATTCCTCGTACCACGACATGCAGCTCAACCCCACCAGCACCTCGACGATGGTCGCCTCCGTCTTCTCGACGTCGGCGAAGTGCAGCGTTTGCAGCAGCAGCGCCCGCGGCCGGGTGTAGAATCGTTTCTCTCTCTCCATGGTGCGCTCCTCCTGCCACCGCAACGTGTCGCACGCAACCGGCCCCAACCAGCCCAGGATCGCCGCCACAGCATCCTTCCACCCCTCAGCCATCGAGGCGTCTGCCGACGACTTCCCGCCCTCCCTCCGCCAGCATTCCCTCAGCTTCATCGTCACCGCCGCCCGCATCCCCGACGGCATCATCTGGAACAACTTCTCTCTCGCCGCCGCCGCtgcatccttctcctcctcctgagGACCCGTTTGTTGTCGTTCTTGATACACCTCCTGAGCCGACAATATCAAGTTGGCGTACCGAGACGCGAGCCCCGATCCGCCGACGGTGCTCGACGGGGATTCTTTCAGCAATTTTCTCAAACGGTCGAATGGCGTTGGTTCGAGCGTATCATTGGCCGTCACACTCAATATCGGAGCTGAATTCCTCAAGGATTGCACCTGCTGCGGCACCACGCGGCGATCCAACGGCCCGGAGGAATGCCTGCCGGGGTGACTCGGGTTAAATTGGTGGATTTGGTGGCGGCTGGGAGGCAAACCGAGGACGCAGGGGCCAAAGACGTCGCAAATCCTGGCGAAGACGGTGACGACTGCTCGGACCATGAGCTCCACCGTCTTGTCGTAGGTCTTGTTCCACAGTGACTCTTCCTTGAGCCGGCGGACCCTGTGGCGCTGCGCACGAAGCTCCAAATGGATCGGATTCAGCGCCGAAGTCACGCCCGGCGGCTTCGGCAGCGTAATTGGACCACTATGCTCTCGccactgctgctgctgctgctgcagctCAATCCGCTTCTCCGAAGCCTCCAGCTGATTGAGCACCTCCATCTCCGCATAGAGATCTGATGTCGTCGCCACGTACCTCTCCATCCTCTCCTTCCGCTTCTCCACCCGCTTTGCGGTGGAGCCAAGGCCGAGGCGGTCGAGGTCGGCTGTGGCGCGGACCTCGCGAAGGGACAAGGGGCTGCCTAGGGCGCCGGCCTTGAGGTCGGAGTAGAGCCGGTCGAAGCCACGAAGCAAGGGGTCGCAGCACTTGTGTCCGAGGAAGGAGACGGTGACCGCAGCCTTGTCGAGCTCGGCGAGAATCTCCGCGCAGGCAACCCGGAGTAGAAAGGCCTGGTCATTGGAGATCAGGTAGGCGACGCCTGGGGACCTCATGTCTACTCGCAGGCGGCGGACCTCATCGTCGGCAAGGGAGTGGTGGAGCGAGACAAGGCGCGACATAGCGGCGGCGGCTTCGAAGGCGAGGATTCCTACGACGGGACGATGCGGAAGATCGAAACTGGATGCTCGGCGAGGCCGGAGGTCGGCGAGAACCTTAGAGACTCCCATGATCACCGATCGCAAAACCTCTGTTGGTACTCTGTTCTTGTGATTAAATTAATGGTGGATTAGATTTTTATGGAATTTACTGGGTGGAGCGAGGGAAGGGGAGGGGGCAATGATATAAGAGGTGGGCGAGTGAGATGGGCATGGCCATTTCCGGGAGGTTCGACGCGGTTGCGAGATTTCCGACGGATACAAAGGGAGGAAGAAGATAAGGTCGTTGGTGTTCGATCGGTCGACATTGCTAGTGACTCATTTACGGTTCATTCTTTTGACTTCAATTAACgatcatatatttttttccatTAATTAATTCGTTTGCAAAGAGTCGGCAACTTATTCTACACAGTGGTGAATTATATAATTTGGATATtcgattaatatttttttattaagtatGTTCGTAATAATAATCAAATTGATAGATATTAATACAACGCCAGCTGCAAACGTCGATTATGGTCAAACCGGCCGGTTGAACCGTGTTGATGCTGACTACGGATGCATGTGTGTGATTTACGGTCAAAGCGATATAGAGATGTGAATGTGTGTATTATATATACACTATGAAGTGTACCTGTGCTGCAAAAGGCGGGTTCCGTCACCCAGCGGCCCCCTACACTTGCCCCATGATATTGTAGGAAGaaggtaaatcaggataaatactGGGTTGGCAAGTTAATAGTTATTCGAGACTTTAAGAGACGGAGATATTATCTCATATTGCAACTGACGACATTTGAACCATCATTTTATGCTATAAATATACCATCAACTTATCAACTGATCCAGCCCCTGAGGACACTATAAAGTGTACCTGTGTACGTAGCTGTAAACGCGTTTCCGATTCTCAAATACGATCATGTCCAGCACGTGACTTTTGTTCAGAAACAATTACGCAAGCTGaatattttgataatattttaataatttttgacaGAAACAAAGACCGGACAAACTAAACAACCTGAAAGCAAACTCATAACAACTACACGTGGATTAAGGTTTGGTTTATCATCCAGAATAGCAAAGTATTTaactttttatatttattgttgGAAAAAGGCATAATTTTGCAATGTCCGTTCCACCTAAGgccaaaaaatagaaataaacaataaaaaaGGACTTTTCTAGCGTGGCTCAGTTGTTTTAGGATAGGGAAGTTTATCGCGAGTTCCACAAAACTAGAGGCACGGCCGGTTCAAAGTATAGATCATTAAAATCTATGTATAATGTGTTAGATATGATTTTGTAAATCAAAATTTTGGTGCCATCGATTGttgaaagtcaagtttgactttaaaATCGAAATCTGCATTTCGCGTAGATAAATctggactattaatttgctcaaaaccgattacggGTGAATGATAAATTAATTGTCCAAAGATGTGCTCAAATTAACATTAAAGAAAAAGATAAGGTTTTAGTCCCACATCGTTAATCGGCGAGAGCCAATGTTTCCTTATATGTGTTGTTGTGTAAATAATATTAATACAAAAGCACAAGTGCTCTCTACCCTTTGGCGAGTAGGTGCACGCATCTATGAGCTCGCCACCCGCGTAATGAGCGCTTTGTTGGCGCACTTTGCATTGAGGAGCTTTAAGGGCATCCATAGTGGGAGTTCGGAGCTTTGGGAAGGAGCGGCCTATGGAGCCTCTCTTTCAcccttttatttaaaattttttaattaaaataagttttttaaatttaaatataatatttttaaaaaatgtggGACCCATGAAAGAGTTATTGAAAGATTTTTTGATAGTGGAAAGATATGTGAGGtttttttcttttgatgtggCGCGGATGTAACAGCGAAGGAGCTCTCCAAGATGTCCAACGAATGTGGATGCTCTAATTTATGCTCCACGTGGGGTGATGACGTGGCATGGTCGGATGATGCCATGTGGCGATGACGTGGCATGTCAGGTGACGaggcagtgcctatgtggcatgGTCGGATGATGCCATGTGGACTTGACTTGGACTTCGAGTCCAGCTACCCTGGTTTCCAGGCCGGAAGACTTGTGCCGCTCGGTCACTAGCAGTTTTTCTGTCTTGGTCAGTTAGGACCTAAATGTAGCATACGAGGGGCCCTCAGCCGGCGCCCCTCCAAAAATTTGGAGTTTCTTCAACTCCTCCTCCAGTGCGGCTAGACGATTGCTGACTGCAATGTTCTCCACCCATTGATACGTTCGGATGACATAATGTCAGGAACCTGGTGAAGTCGTCATAATAGCGTGTTAAGAAACATACTCCGGTGACTTGCTACATATGGCTGTCCgctagctgaccgggagtcatcaggGCAACTCGAGCCCTCGCATCTTCCCACGTCTTGGCAAGCAGCCCTCGGATGGTAACTTGATGCTCGGGAGTAGTGGGCCGATCCGCCGCCAAAAGGAACTCCTCGGTAGGAAGATGGAGAACGAACTTGATTACTCGACGACCGCTCGGATCGGATTGGGAAGAGATGGCTCGGCTGGATGACTCGCCGAGCGGCGCAGAAATAATGTCCGAGCGTCTGAGCCGAAGGCGAACCCGGGGCAAAGAACTAACGGGTTGCGCCCCAATTGAAGCTGCTGGCTGGTCGAgctgggagggagtccgatcagACGAGATGGCCTCATGTGCGGCGGGTAGCGGGTTGATTGCCTCTAAGGGGGCGTCGACTAGCCCAATCACCGGCTCCGCATGCGCAATG contains:
- the LOC122010538 gene encoding protein PSK SIMULATOR 1-like; translation: MGVSKVLADLRPRRASSFDLPHRPVVGILAFEAAAAMSRLVSLHHSLADDEVRRLRVDMRSPGVAYLISNDQAFLLRVACAEILAELDKAAVTVSFLGHKCCDPLLRGFDRLYSDLKAGALGSPLSLREVRATADLDRLGLGSTAKRVEKRKERMERYVATTSDLYAEMEVLNQLEASEKRIELQQQQQQWREHSGPITLPKPPGVTSALNPIHLELRAQRHRVRRLKEESLWNKTYDKTVELMVRAVVTVFARICDVFGPCVLGLPPSRHQIHQFNPSHPGRHSSGPLDRRVVPQQVQSLRNSAPILSVTANDTLEPTPFDRLRKLLKESPSSTVGGSGLASRYANLILSAQEVYQERQQTGPQEEEKDAAAAAREKLFQMMPSGMRAAVTMKLRECWRREGGKSSADASMAEGWKDAVAAILGWLGPVACDTLRWQEERTMEREKRFYTRPRALLLQTLHFADVEKTEATIVEVLVGLSCMSWYEE